The DNA segment GTACCAAAATTTCCTTACGCCCAGACTAAGAGACTGGCAGAGaattcagtgctgaaagcaGATGGTCAGGTGTTAAAGGATGGTGGCACACTGATGACTTGTGCCCTGAGATCAATGTACATTTTTGGAGAAGGATGCCCATTTCTTCAAGGTCATCTCGATAAGTGTCtgttaaacaaaaatgtttaccTGCGCTTCTCCAGAAAGGAGGCTTTGGTGAACCCTGTGTATGTGGGGAACATTGCCTGGGCACATGTGCAGGCAGCCAAAGCCCTGCGGGTTCCACAGAAAGCCGAGAACATCAGGGGGCAATTCTACTACATCTCAGATGACACTCCTCATATGAGCTATGCAGATCTAAATTATGAGCTGACCAAGGACCTGGGGTTTGCAATTGAGCCCAGGCTCCCCATGCCTTTGACAGTGTTGTATTACTTCTCGCTGCTGCTGGAGATCGTGAGCTTCTTGCTCAGGCCCTTTGTCAGGTACATCCCCTCCACCAACCGTCACCTGGTCACTCTACTGAACACCCCATTCACCTTCTCTTAtaaaaaggcacagaaagatTTTGGCTACACACCCCGCTACTCATGGGAAGCAGCCAAGCAATCCACTGGTCAGTGGCTTGCCTCCATTGTCCCACAGAGAAGGGAGTACTTGCGAATCGAGACTGTCTAAGTCTTAAGAGGAGGAGAGACCTGGCTGAACAAGCAGGGCCAGGAGCCAGAGGAGAGCTGGTTGAACAGCTGCACAGCAAActacaaaacatttaaacaaagacTTAGTGTAACAGCCCCctcatcaccaccacctccctcaccccaatccagaataaataaaagtgaaatgttCCTTAGTTTGTCTAGTACAGGCTGATCATACCAGCTTTACTGTATAGCACCCATCCACTTCTACATCTTGTGCAGCACGAAGACGCTATTTTAGTAAGACTCCACGCAGTCCTTGGTGGGAATACATCAGCCCTTCTTTTCATTCCATGCCACCTTTAAGGCTTTTGTAAAGCACAGTTCATCCTAGAACCACGATTATACCTTACAAACACGTCCTACTCACTTATACTCTACTCATTCAGCTCTTGCCAAACACGCAACAGGGTAGAAGGCACTTGATTGCAAAAGCTGTTACAAATCTTGCTCACTTTTTCAAGAGCGTAGTCCAGTTTCACGTGCCTTTCACTTGACAGTCAGACTTGAGAGTAAATTTGGGTGCTGTAAACATTCTGAGGCCAAAAGAGCAATGCAAATGCAGCATAGTTTTAGTTAGGCTGGTGTGTGAAAGGGGAGATTTGGTCAAGTGAAGACTTCTTCATCCATTCTCATTTTCCTCATTACCAGTTTTGCAATAAATATGATGGCTGGTGAGCAGAACAGATTCAACAAGATGATAAGCAGGAAAATATTGCAGGATGGCTTTGGTCACTGAAGAGTTTCCATTGCAGAGTCAAGACATTGGcgaacactgaagaaaaataagcagtgcAGGAAAAATTCATGCTATTTCCAGATTTCAGCTAGGAACAAAGGCTTACTTTATCTGATAGATGCACATGTGGTGTCCCTGTGCTTTTCTGATACCCATAAAATGTGTAACTTGACTTCTGGGCCAAAAATGTAGCACTTATCTGAACAAATGTTTGCTTCTTAATCATACACCTCACTTCCTGAAAACAGCTCTGAAAGATGGGAGTTTCTCTGTTCTGTTCAGGATGgtatgaacagaaatattttacctgACTCTGTACTAaagtaaataaatcaaatttcCTGAGATGTAGGCAGATTACAATCTGTGTTGAGTTTAATTATTCAGTGACCTAGACGTTAGATAGTCCCAGTGCAAATATTACTATTGTCTTTAGTAACATTTCAGGTTAAGTTTATAATATCTGAAGCAAGGGAACGCCAGCCACCAGAACATCCAGTCGTATTCTGGGGCCACAGAAATAAACTAATTCCCCAGAGAGGCCATGATTTTGTCCAACCGATCTTATGGCAGCAGCTTACAAAGGTCTTGTCCCATTCCTTTGCACAGGGGCCAAGTCAACAGAACAGATCCATGTGCTTATGTCTCCTGCTCCAGCATTTCCACATAAGCTGGAGATGCACATAAAAGGGCAGAACAGGCACCTGTGCTGTCTTTGCTCCATCATCAGTGAGAATCCTGTGACTGAAGCACCTTTCTCTGTCAGAGCTGCTCACTCAAGTGAACTTAAGTAGGAGTCAAAGTACAGCATTTTGAAGCAAGCTGATGATGATGAACAAAGGACCAGCAAGTTGTGGCACAGAACAACCTGAGCCACAAATCTTATGTGCATCACTGACAAATTGAAAGTAAGTTGGGGAACCCTCTCTACATATTTTCAGTAGTTGCTGTGGTCTGGACATAATTTGGCCAATTTTGTTtatgaacaaaatgttttataagCTGGGTCATTGTCCTGTCAAAAAAGGGAGCCAATAAAGTGTGGTTTAAGGTAGTCCCCTTttcacaggcagctgctggaaTGATCAACCCCTGCTACTTAGCTTTGCTGCTAGCCCAAATGTATGtttgatttttccagttttgcttgAACCCAGACCTCAAAATCACCAAAATGAGATCAAATCAATACCACATCAAAGTCACCCACTCATTACCCCTATTCAGCTACTACCAACTGCACCAGGCGCACAGGTGTGACAGAGTGCTCTGCCTTGCTGCTGTGACACCTTCAAATGTGTCTCAGTGTTTAAATGCAGACCAGTTTTAGGACATGAGATTTCACTCATAgtccctatttttttttttttctgaaagattaCTAAACCCAAGTCTGTTTTATGCCTGACGGAATTCTAAACTGCAGAACAGTTCTTGATGAGAATGATTTCCCCATGAAGGACAGTAAGGACTCCAGGTGCAActtcatagaatcctggaacagtttgggttggaagggaccatgaaggttATCTAGTCCACCCAtaccctgcagtgagcagggatgtCTTCAACttgatcaagttgctcagagccccatccaacctgacctggaatgttaccagggatggggtatccaccaccacctctctgggcaacctgtgccagagtttcaccaccctcagcatgaaaaatttcttcctaatacctagtcCAAacttctagtttaaaaccattaattCTTGTCCTAACCGTTGCCACAGGCTCTGCTAAAACGTTCGTCCCTATCTTTCTaataagccccctttaagtattgaaagacCCAACAAGGTCTCcgcagagtcttctcttctccaagctgaacaaccccaactctcccaatCTATCTTCATAGTGCAGGTATTTGGGgtctttgattatttttgtggccctcctctagacctgctCCAATAagtccatgtccctcctgtgctgagggctccagatctggacacagtactccaggcgaggtctcaccagagcagagaagaggggcagaatcacctccctccacGTGCTGGCCACACCTCTTTTGATGAagtccaggatacggttggctttctgggctgcaagcacacttTGCCAGCTTATGTCCAGCTTCTGATGCATTACTGTGCAGACAGGTGTCATGTCTTACCTACTAGTGCTGTTAATAATCATGGCTTTATGCTAACAATTGTACCTTCAGACCTCTTCATACAAGCTTAGTTCATCTTCGGACTGAACTCCAGCTCCTGTTGAGCACTATTCCTCTTCCATCCTGTTCCTTtgccctctgctccccttcAGAGCCCTCTGTGCATGCTCCACTGCTCTTCTAGTGCCTGTGTCCCTCTCTGTTCTCACTATGTTTCCTTCTGAACCCCTCCATCACTGCTCTTTTCCACTCCCTTCCCCTCTAGCTGGCTCTGTTTCCTGCCAGTGCCGTCACTTCATGCATCTTTCAGCATCTCACAAGTAGAGAAAGATGGGCTCTTCACCTTGCAGCCATCCCAGGAAACCCAATGTCTTGCTCTCCAAAAACCTGGGAAAGATTACGGAAACAGACCCTTAGAAGATCTGGTCTCAGAATCGATCTTAAACAGAGACAAATGACAACATAAGATTGCTTGTGAAGGGCTCTGTGAAGACTGATTCCGAGGCTTACACTGTTGCTGGCATTAGAACTTTGCAGGGAAAGAGGAACTTGCTTACTGGCACCCTTGTAATTTGTGACCTTCTTTGGCTTTGCAAGAAGATGGGCCTGGctctttggagaagaaagaactTTACAAAAGGAGAGTTTCTAGGAAAAGCTTTATGCTCTTGAGGGAACTGAAGTACTTCTGCAACTCCTCTCCAGCC comes from the Cuculus canorus isolate bCucCan1 chromosome 1, bCucCan1.pri, whole genome shotgun sequence genome and includes:
- the LOC104055667 gene encoding 3 beta-hydroxysteroid dehydrogenase/Delta 5-->4-isomerase-like, with amino-acid sequence MSLAGVSCLVTGAGGFLGQRIVQLLLEEEEPLAEIRLLDKTFSNETLRRFEKLQGKTEVKILEGDIRDVMFLHRACQGVSLIIHTASIIDTLGLVEKQLLWEVNVTGTQLLLEVCVRCNVQHFIYTSTIEVTGPNWKGDPVFSGDEDTVYVSVPKFPYAQTKRLAENSVLKADGQVLKDGGTLMTCALRSMYIFGEGCPFLQGHLDKCLLNKNVYLRFSRKEALVNPVYVGNIAWAHVQAAKALRVPQKAENIRGQFYYISDDTPHMSYADLNYELTKDLGFAIEPRLPMPLTVLYYFSLLLEIVSFLLRPFVRYIPSTNRHLVTLLNTPFTFSYKKAQKDFGYTPRYSWEAAKQSTGQWLASIVPQRREYLRIETV